One part of the Alligator mississippiensis isolate rAllMis1 chromosome 3, rAllMis1, whole genome shotgun sequence genome encodes these proteins:
- the LOC132249669 gene encoding phospholipase A2 inhibitor gamma subunit B-like, translating to MKAPVILYVLLAFLDQGSSLQCEVCHMKGYCCSGPMKTCDPGEDTCGIMKGEAILGGVRIPIYTKSCFISDVCRYAHFSMDFGTGIRQRTSIACCTGEACRTTSVKLPPLNTTPNGLQCPACFVNGSHECGNEIVYCTGSETYCFDLAGTLHRGKVTWKAAGKGCTSLSDCKVPQELLHMSVDANRLECKPASPAAIKASGWTLPHTLSPPIMAGLILAKTMS from the exons ATGAAAGCTCCCGTCATCCTCTACGTCCTCTTGGCTTTCCTAGACCAAG gcAGCTCTCTCCAGTGTGAAGTTTGCCATATGAAAGGGTACTGCTGTTCTGGACCCATGAAGACCTGCGATCCGGGCGAGGATACCTGCGGTATTATGAAAGGTGAAGCGATTTTAG GCGGAGTGAGGATTCCGATTTACACAAAGTCCTGTTTCATATCTGATGTGTGTCGCTATGCTCATTTTAGCATGGACTTTGGGACAGGAATAAGACAAAGAACCAGTATTGCCTGCTGCACCGGGGAGGCCTGTCGAACTACATCTGTTAAAC tgccaccactgaaCACCACTCCCAATGGCTTGCAGTGTCCAGCGTGCTTCGTCAATGGATCTCATGAGTGTGGCAACGAGATTGTGTATTGTACTGGGTCTGAGACCTACTGCTTTGATTTAGCAGGGACACTTCACAGGG GGAAAGTCACTTggaaagcagcaggaaaaggcTGCACCTCTCTGTCTGACTGCAAAGTGCCACAGGAACTCCTACACATGTCCGTGGATGCGAACAGGCTTGAATGCAAACcggcctctcctgcagccatcaAGGCTTCCGGATGGaccctgccacacaccctctCTCCTCCCATCATGGCCGGGCTCATCTTGGCGAAGACGATGTCCTGA